The sequence below is a genomic window from candidate division WOR-3 bacterium.
TCTATCCCACTTCAGGGACGAAATCGTTAGAAATCTATGATGCTACGGGCAAAATGATAAAATCCTTTACTAACCCTAAGAGTTCTATCTTGTGGAATGGTAGAGACGAAAGAGGGAAGATGGTCAATTCCGGAATCTATATTATCAAGGCGAAGACGGAGCAAGGGGAAAGGAGCGAGAAACTTCTCTTCTTGCGCTAAAAGGGAAAATAGGAGAGGGGCGGAGTTTTCTCCGCCCCTTTTTATTATTTGCCTATGGAGAAAAGAATAATAACTGATTTGAAAGAGATAACAAGAATCTTTGTTGCCTTTCCCGCGGTTTTGGTCTCATCTTCTTATGAAGGCAAGGATAATATCATCAGTATCGGGATGGTTCACATCTTCTCTTTTAATCCCCCTCTGATTGGCATTGGTGTGGCACCCAGCCGCTATTCTTATTCTTTAATCAAGAATTCAAAAGAGTTTGTGGTCAATATCCCGAATAGAGATATGGTGGAAGTGGTCAATTTCTGTGGCGAAAAGAGCGGTCGGGAGATTGATAAGTTCCAGGAGGCGAAACTGACCAAGGAGAAAGGGGAAAAGGTAAATTGTCCATTGATTAAGGAATGTCCGGTCAATTTGGAGTGTCGGGTGAAGTTTGAGTTGGCAACTGGTGACCATACCTGGTTTATTGGTGAGGTCTTGGCTTGCCATCGGCATCAAGATTACAATAAAGAAGAAAATCTTTTGTATTGGGGCGGGAGGTATTATTCAATTGGGAAGGTCTTAAAGGAGCGTTATTAAAAACCCTTGAAAAAAATTCTGTTTTTCTTATATTAACTTTGGAGGAGATATGAAAAACTTTGCCGAACTATTCCAGTCCGCGGACTGGAAGAAAGAAAAGCATACGCCGGTGATTGAGATACCGGAGAAGATAAGAAAGGGTGAAGAGATAAAGGTGACAGTGAGCGTCGGTAAGGAGATTCCCCATCCCAATACGACCGAGCACCATATCAGTTGGCTTGATATCTATTTTCTTCCCGAAGGCGAGAAGTTTCCTTATCATCTGGGTCGGTTTGAATTCTTGTCTCACGGGGCATCAGTGCAGGGACCGAATACCAGTTC
It includes:
- a CDS encoding flavin reductase family protein, giving the protein MEKRIITDLKEITRIFVAFPAVLVSSSYEGKDNIISIGMVHIFSFNPPLIGIGVAPSRYSYSLIKNSKEFVVNIPNRDMVEVVNFCGEKSGREIDKFQEAKLTKEKGEKVNCPLIKECPVNLECRVKFELATGDHTWFIGEVLACHRHQDYNKEENLLYWGGRYYSIGKVLKERY
- a CDS encoding class II SORL domain-containing protein → MKNFAELFQSADWKKEKHTPVIEIPEKIRKGEEIKVTVSVGKEIPHPNTTEHHISWLDIYFLPEGEKFPYHLGRFEFLSHGASVQGPNTSSVYTSPVVNFSFKTEKPGILYAHSYCNIHGLWVNSLEIKLE